A single genomic interval of Blastopirellula marina harbors:
- a CDS encoding PDZ domain-containing protein: protein MNPQPGARQAAAIDRREPNGPYEMHVLIATDGTHRISQGFALVTSLAMLLFCVGLAHGEPPPAFPALTNNWCGNAETLEQVIAHTQQEDQRLSDEIDALSKELEELGGRRQEQTEKLWGEYQAVRDALRRTRTGQGNEVDLAKYDPLLMEVAALAEWQKTQFERSRDVCNDIAETTLGNILEGQWSSLIAQNKLQKAQRQYREMVDRNRRENHLRDQGRITRLKSYVHSAQDQANHLMSKAADLDKSLATWKESQKRQPGDPGYQQSTQNFIDHTTVERDKVTGEMRTLVSHVETCEEIIGLLESHRSGAGAMNPNSALYSDLRTRLRQLHSAFLDEYDPFMDPAPGSAEWKKRRDNPRYAQQQDFVRQQQHARAVAAEAMLGMDPDILTGYDVAAVERETIGGIGKVEHYRRLAAMYDRMATDVELGVKNNLLVLTGVSRDKITDLERQRHRLRGLQAEIKEVQGRLGVYRDICREACENQGRFAKGKPFRWDRIMVNSASGAKLTRGKFEFRVGGHQMVTAVSGKWEEKIDQFDPPHEYGTFEVPSAGKLQAHLKVSPPAKNVWSLSNADTQLLVQFQPKIGDDYGPAMTVVSVGGRIGREPKAEHEGEGTWPCQGRLIVTCGAAGGSGPLTGGQFDQQYSGSVEILETYATTDLVPPYTVSDGDRLVTDPQGQMWLATPLSRIWAGPNTDLTFKLAADDQARNRWDVQGGKIRVTSRHEEKPDPTKRGFYEPGFDFTLSLRGKEEQPAESKFNYVVHPVGTDFELEHRGESALIRVYSGSVEISGSGQHKLSAGEEIVLPAGEPVAFDTSIDPGLLYAGVPALEIPVFQTVDQPDGTWKGRFDGETWGDGWLWQDPDQDVQVESLAEGVATITVPNGNEFWQNTSTAPRLLHPVTGDFQLDAELEVHCEGLNFAIAEFLLYSPTSLQGWHAEQMASGPTADYRLLGGGWMQSNNDKRLPLFGRTLDKSAKAPDNGRIFMRLTREGNVWQTSWSEDGRHWNLAGREVFDTHPMVWAGLTLKRVANDGLVNEPLVCKLHRLELRSGSVPGVSPWLPVAYSGTIEPKEDEVALSLDGSELGEALAYYRQPLVGNTEVVVCYDIGTWNHQPGQARAFSIGLDAMDQSNQAYVGFFRNDGKVGPMVRSDLMVNRGWNNFRERAVDPFPDQGWLRLIRRGPAIETSLWREGQWEPVGSYEQAFDQPVYLYAFIGNNAQATVSTELHATVRIERICDGLSATAAPEFVPDSPDVFIETEEAKPIKAPQDIAVRQWRSPFPIGGLFTDSQGNAYVFSATRDRSKLVQVAPSGPSSLVLEAPVLAGLNRKAGMFDPNGMLMVSVDFWPEGGNLFGGVYPASDNEEPQLWNEKVNFGDITDLCWIEEFGWLLTDTNRRNVFRVASNKDEPVPLIQDGPPPIVPMEMAWDAESQTLFVLDQKSMPPTAELGSTILAIRESRSEVLFETGKGRWLKSIAFSSGGTFPRGLYALDSEGHFTAILGSQELGILSGLTHLERIKFAPTGQLWLTGGQEQPTIAYLENPLVAFRESSEDTMGISVSPPITNSGKSIESSRLGLTVTEVNSQIARDLGVSSAGGAVVSVVLQNGPAEVAGLKPGDVIFRIDDARVTQSSDLLSWLKAHPGGKEVLVKFQRTGQLMSAVIEPNAVGTGSDSLPPSAPGMTAPNPPTDVQPPQQPAPPIPVGPPAPRAVPLIGLRATSAGTPEAHRLNVESPTGAVVTVVHAGGPAQRAGLRIGDHIVQFRGVEVLTYEDFEASFLSCQPGERVEVIFVRGMQRLRATIALGHNPQGDSLYQTYSHAKEGFQLRIPISWKPPVVMANGVATIVSFNGNYTLHCLADPPLPADRVPLDEFIRRHQMVHPEAKSGRWKTGDAEFAFISVPSEGPQRFLRYAIAVKRQGQVVQLEAHAPILSAPDQVPVAIRHVVESLVFVGNRP, encoded by the coding sequence ATGAACCCCCAGCCTGGTGCACGACAAGCGGCAGCAATCGATCGCAGGGAGCCCAACGGGCCCTACGAAATGCATGTTCTAATCGCAACCGACGGGACCCACCGCATTTCACAGGGATTTGCGCTAGTGACCAGTCTGGCCATGCTTCTCTTCTGCGTCGGCTTGGCCCACGGGGAACCACCTCCTGCGTTCCCGGCGCTGACCAACAACTGGTGCGGCAACGCCGAAACTCTAGAGCAAGTGATTGCTCACACGCAACAGGAGGACCAACGGCTGTCGGATGAAATTGATGCGTTGAGCAAGGAACTGGAAGAATTGGGGGGACGCCGACAGGAGCAAACCGAAAAGCTGTGGGGCGAGTATCAGGCCGTCCGCGATGCCTTGCGACGCACACGAACAGGTCAGGGCAACGAAGTCGATCTCGCGAAATACGACCCGCTTCTCATGGAAGTGGCCGCACTGGCTGAGTGGCAAAAGACGCAATTCGAACGATCTCGGGACGTGTGCAACGACATAGCGGAAACCACGCTAGGCAACATTCTGGAAGGGCAATGGTCGAGCCTCATTGCCCAGAACAAGCTCCAGAAAGCCCAACGACAATATCGCGAAATGGTCGACCGGAACCGCCGCGAAAACCATCTCCGCGACCAGGGGCGGATCACCCGGCTCAAGTCGTACGTTCACTCGGCACAGGATCAGGCCAACCACCTGATGTCGAAAGCCGCCGACCTGGATAAAAGCCTGGCGACCTGGAAGGAAAGCCAGAAAAGGCAGCCAGGCGACCCTGGCTACCAGCAATCCACGCAGAACTTCATTGACCATACAACGGTCGAACGAGACAAGGTCACCGGTGAAATGCGGACACTCGTCTCGCATGTTGAAACATGCGAGGAGATCATTGGTCTACTGGAAAGTCACCGCTCCGGGGCAGGTGCTATGAACCCGAACTCAGCTCTCTATTCCGACCTGAGGACTCGGCTGCGGCAACTTCATTCGGCGTTCCTTGACGAGTACGACCCCTTCATGGACCCAGCCCCTGGTTCCGCCGAATGGAAAAAGCGCCGCGACAATCCTCGTTACGCCCAGCAGCAAGACTTCGTCCGTCAGCAGCAGCATGCCCGAGCGGTGGCTGCGGAGGCGATGCTGGGGATGGACCCAGATATCCTGACTGGGTATGACGTGGCGGCCGTCGAACGGGAAACAATCGGCGGGATCGGTAAGGTGGAGCACTACCGTCGCTTGGCCGCAATGTACGACCGGATGGCTACCGACGTCGAACTGGGGGTTAAGAACAACCTCTTGGTCCTAACCGGGGTGTCGCGAGACAAGATCACTGACCTGGAACGCCAACGGCATCGACTCCGCGGCCTTCAGGCAGAGATTAAAGAAGTCCAAGGACGCCTCGGCGTCTATCGCGATATCTGCCGGGAAGCGTGTGAAAACCAAGGCCGATTTGCAAAAGGGAAGCCGTTTCGCTGGGATCGCATCATGGTGAATTCCGCCAGCGGCGCAAAACTAACGCGAGGCAAATTCGAATTCCGCGTGGGAGGGCACCAGATGGTGACCGCGGTGTCGGGTAAATGGGAAGAGAAGATTGACCAGTTCGATCCACCCCACGAGTACGGCACCTTTGAAGTACCGAGTGCGGGAAAACTTCAGGCCCATTTGAAGGTCTCGCCACCAGCCAAGAACGTTTGGAGTCTGTCCAACGCGGACACGCAACTGCTCGTTCAATTTCAGCCGAAGATCGGCGACGACTACGGCCCTGCGATGACGGTTGTTTCGGTGGGGGGACGGATCGGTCGCGAGCCCAAAGCAGAGCACGAAGGGGAAGGGACTTGGCCCTGCCAGGGGAGATTGATCGTCACCTGCGGCGCGGCCGGAGGTAGCGGTCCCCTGACCGGCGGCCAGTTTGACCAGCAGTACAGCGGCAGCGTCGAGATCCTCGAAACGTACGCGACGACTGACCTTGTTCCTCCCTACACGGTCTCGGATGGAGACCGCCTGGTGACCGATCCCCAGGGTCAGATGTGGCTGGCCACGCCCCTCTCGCGAATTTGGGCGGGGCCGAATACGGACTTGACTTTCAAGCTGGCCGCAGACGACCAGGCGCGAAACCGCTGGGACGTTCAAGGCGGAAAAATTCGCGTCACCAGTCGCCACGAGGAAAAGCCTGACCCCACAAAACGCGGTTTCTACGAACCGGGCTTCGATTTTACCCTATCTCTCCGCGGCAAGGAGGAACAACCAGCCGAATCGAAATTCAATTACGTCGTCCACCCTGTTGGGACTGACTTTGAACTGGAACATCGCGGCGAATCGGCCTTGATTCGCGTTTACTCGGGGAGTGTCGAGATTTCCGGATCCGGCCAGCACAAGCTCAGCGCAGGGGAGGAAATTGTCTTACCGGCCGGAGAACCAGTCGCCTTCGACACTTCAATTGATCCGGGACTGCTCTACGCAGGTGTGCCAGCCCTGGAAATTCCCGTGTTCCAAACCGTCGATCAGCCTGACGGAACCTGGAAGGGCCGTTTCGATGGCGAGACTTGGGGGGACGGCTGGCTATGGCAAGACCCGGACCAGGACGTGCAGGTTGAATCGCTGGCGGAAGGTGTAGCTACGATTACGGTTCCCAATGGAAACGAGTTTTGGCAGAACACGTCAACCGCCCCGCGGCTGCTGCATCCCGTGACGGGCGATTTTCAACTGGATGCCGAACTCGAGGTTCACTGCGAGGGATTGAATTTTGCCATCGCCGAGTTCCTGCTCTATTCACCCACCTCACTCCAAGGCTGGCACGCTGAGCAGATGGCATCCGGACCGACAGCCGACTATCGCCTGTTGGGAGGAGGCTGGATGCAGTCGAACAATGACAAGCGGCTTCCATTGTTTGGGCGCACGTTGGATAAGTCAGCGAAGGCCCCGGATAACGGCCGCATATTCATGCGACTGACTCGCGAGGGGAACGTCTGGCAAACCTCATGGAGCGAGGATGGCCGACACTGGAACCTTGCTGGACGCGAGGTGTTCGACACCCATCCCATGGTTTGGGCGGGACTGACGCTGAAGCGGGTTGCCAACGACGGCCTGGTCAACGAGCCGCTGGTCTGCAAACTCCACCGGTTGGAACTTCGCTCGGGCAGTGTACCGGGCGTCTCGCCGTGGCTTCCCGTCGCCTATTCGGGAACCATCGAACCGAAGGAGGACGAGGTGGCCCTTTCGCTCGATGGTTCCGAATTGGGTGAGGCGTTAGCGTACTATCGCCAACCGCTGGTAGGGAACACCGAGGTGGTTGTGTGTTACGACATCGGAACATGGAATCATCAGCCCGGCCAGGCGCGGGCGTTTTCGATCGGTCTCGACGCGATGGACCAGTCGAATCAGGCATACGTCGGCTTTTTCCGTAACGATGGGAAAGTCGGCCCGATGGTCCGTTCCGACTTGATGGTAAACAGGGGATGGAATAATTTTCGCGAACGCGCAGTGGATCCATTTCCCGATCAAGGCTGGCTCCGCCTGATTCGCCGCGGCCCGGCGATCGAGACCAGCTTGTGGCGTGAGGGACAATGGGAACCTGTCGGTAGCTACGAGCAAGCATTTGACCAGCCAGTTTATCTCTATGCCTTTATCGGGAATAACGCGCAGGCAACCGTGTCGACCGAACTTCATGCGACCGTCCGAATCGAGCGGATTTGCGATGGCTTAAGTGCAACCGCCGCCCCAGAATTCGTTCCAGATTCCCCCGATGTCTTCATCGAAACGGAAGAAGCCAAGCCGATTAAGGCACCGCAGGATATTGCCGTGCGTCAGTGGCGATCCCCGTTCCCGATTGGTGGTTTATTCACTGATTCACAGGGTAATGCATACGTATTTTCGGCTACCCGAGACCGGTCCAAACTCGTGCAGGTTGCCCCTTCCGGTCCCAGCTCGCTGGTGCTGGAGGCCCCAGTCCTGGCGGGGCTCAACCGCAAGGCAGGCATGTTCGATCCCAATGGAATGCTGATGGTGTCGGTCGACTTCTGGCCGGAAGGTGGAAATTTGTTCGGGGGTGTCTATCCAGCGTCTGATAACGAAGAGCCGCAACTTTGGAACGAGAAAGTCAACTTCGGCGACATCACGGATCTTTGCTGGATCGAAGAATTTGGCTGGCTGCTAACCGACACAAATCGCCGCAACGTGTTTCGGGTTGCATCTAACAAGGACGAACCGGTCCCGCTGATCCAGGATGGTCCTCCACCGATCGTTCCTATGGAGATGGCATGGGACGCAGAGTCGCAAACGCTGTTTGTACTCGACCAAAAGTCGATGCCTCCCACGGCCGAATTGGGGAGTACTATCCTGGCCATTCGCGAAAGCCGCAGCGAGGTCCTCTTCGAGACGGGAAAGGGAAGGTGGCTTAAGAGCATCGCCTTCAGTTCCGGTGGAACGTTTCCGCGGGGGTTGTACGCGCTCGATTCGGAAGGACACTTTACGGCCATTTTGGGATCGCAAGAGTTGGGCATACTCAGCGGACTTACCCATCTCGAGCGCATTAAATTTGCCCCGACTGGCCAACTTTGGCTGACCGGTGGCCAGGAACAGCCGACAATTGCATACCTGGAGAATCCGCTGGTCGCATTCCGAGAGTCCTCGGAAGATACAATGGGCATCTCCGTTTCTCCCCCAATTACGAATTCTGGAAAGTCGATCGAGTCGAGCCGTTTGGGCCTGACGGTCACCGAGGTCAACTCGCAGATTGCCCGCGACCTGGGTGTCTCCTCGGCCGGAGGAGCGGTCGTAAGCGTCGTTCTGCAAAATGGACCGGCGGAGGTGGCAGGGCTAAAGCCAGGTGACGTGATCTTCCGCATCGATGACGCCCGGGTCACTCAGAGCAGCGACCTGCTGTCCTGGCTGAAAGCCCATCCGGGCGGTAAGGAAGTGCTCGTCAAGTTTCAACGCACTGGTCAACTGATGTCGGCGGTTATTGAACCGAATGCGGTCGGAACCGGGAGCGATTCCTTGCCCCCGTCCGCCCCTGGCATGACTGCACCGAACCCGCCTACTGATGTGCAACCTCCGCAGCAACCCGCACCGCCGATCCCGGTAGGCCCGCCCGCCCCTCGAGCTGTTCCATTGATCGGCTTGCGTGCTACATCTGCTGGAACGCCAGAAGCCCATCGACTGAATGTTGAATCGCCGACCGGGGCGGTGGTCACCGTCGTACATGCAGGAGGACCGGCACAGCGGGCGGGGTTGCGCATCGGGGACCACATCGTTCAGTTTCGTGGAGTCGAGGTATTGACCTACGAAGACTTCGAGGCTTCCTTCTTGAGTTGCCAGCCTGGCGAACGGGTCGAAGTAATCTTCGTCCGCGGCATGCAGCGTCTCCGTGCTACAATCGCCCTGGGACACAACCCACAGGGTGATTCCTTGTACCAAACCTATTCGCACGCCAAAGAAGGCTTCCAGCTGCGGATTCCGATCTCGTGGAAGCCGCCAGTCGTGATGGCCAACGGCGTTGCCACGATTGTGTCGTTTAACGGCAATTACACGTTGCATTGCCTAGCCGACCCACCCTTGCCGGCCGATCGTGTGCCGCTGGACGAATTTATTCGACGCCACCAGATGGTCCATCCAGAAGCCAAGTCAGGCCGCTGGAAAACCGGAGACGCCGAGTTCGCCTTTATTTCGGTTCCGTCGGAAGGCCCCCAACGCTTCCTGCGATACGCAATTGCAGTGAAACGGCAAGGACAGGTTGTTCAATTGGAAGCACACGCACCCATACTTTCCGCCCCCGACCAAGTACCGGTGGCTATCCGCCACGTCGTCGAGTCGCTGGTTTTCGTGGGGAATCGTCCTTGA